CAGCGGTGTCATCACCCCGGTGGCGCACACGACAAAAGGGCGCGCCATTGCGATGTTCACCCCTGCTCGGGCCATCGGTCCAGCTCGGGTCATCGCCTATGCCGGGCTCGTGTACGGGCAGGATGAGATCGCGGTGGAAGGCGGCCCGCCGCGACGACTCGCCGCGCGCGCCCTCGAAGTTCCCGCTTCCCGGCCCATCGACGTGGCAGGCCTCTCCCCCGCGACGCCGGCGCCCGACCGCCCGGGTCCCCAACCCACCACGATTGCGCCGGCTTCCCGGGCGTTCAAGATCGAGGCCCTGGTCGTCGACGCCTTCGGAAACGCGCTTCCCGACCAGGAGGTGGAGGTGAGAAGTTCGGGATCTCCACCCTCTCGCGCGCGCACGGGCAGCGATGGGATCGCACGCCTGACCGTCACGCCTCCTTCCGACACAAAGGTGATCGAGCTGGTCTCCGCCCCCCTGCCCGCGATGCAGATCACCCTTCCTTGAAGCGGTTGGCCGCCCCGAAGCCCGCCTCAGGCGCCGTCCCGTGCCAGACGTTGCGACGCGAAGGAATCTGGGCATCGTCACGATAACGATGTATCGCGGACAGACCCGCTGCACGGTGCATCGACACCAACACGGCGCCCGTGCGCAATGATCACGCCGTCGAAGGGAGGGGTGAGATGGCCCGACGAGACAAGACCACCGATGACAGCGCCGAACCCGCTCCGAGACCGACCCGGCGAAGAAAGCGCGACCTCCCCGTCGATCGCAAGGCCTGGGGATTCGATCCCCATCTCGGCCTCGAGAGCATCAAGATGACCATGGCGAGCCTTCTGAGCGACCTCTTCTCACGTCGCGGAAGCGCTGAGCACCCCCTCGAACCCCCGGTCGACCTCTTCGAGGAAGACGGCGCACTGGTGGTCTTGATGAACCTTCCCGGCACGCGCAGGGAAGACGTGCGCTTGCACGCCTACGAGAGCCTGCTCATCATCCGGGGCCAGACGGGCGCGCCCGACCTCACCGAGAAGCGCGCCTGGCATCTGCGCGAGCGCGCGGTCGGTCCCTTCCACCGCGCTATACCGCTGCCGTACCCCATCCAGGCCGAAGGCATAAGGGCCTCTCTGAGAGATGGACTCCTGCGCGTCGTCCTCCCGCTCGAGGGAAAGCAAGCCGTGCGCTCGGTGGAGATCGAGATCGACTGACATGCGCGTTCTCATCGCGGGAGGAGCCGGCTTCCTGGGGTCGCATCTGTGCGATCGCTTCATCGCAGAGGGCCACGCGGTGGTCTGCCTCGATTCGCTCATCACGGGGCGAGCGGCGAACGTCGCGCACCTCGAGGAGCGGG
The Pseudomonadota bacterium genome window above contains:
- a CDS encoding Hsp20/alpha crystallin family protein, with amino-acid sequence MARRDKTTDDSAEPAPRPTRRRKRDLPVDRKAWGFDPHLGLESIKMTMASLLSDLFSRRGSAEHPLEPPVDLFEEDGALVVLMNLPGTRREDVRLHAYESLLIIRGQTGAPDLTEKRAWHLRERAVGPFHRAIPLPYPIQAEGIRASLRDGLLRVVLPLEGKQAVRSVEIEID